The genomic DNA CGATGAGCTCGCTCAACCCGATCTACACGGTCGGCAGCCAGATCGTCGAAGCGATCAGGGTGCACCGCAAGGTGAGCCGCAGGCAAGCCTGGGCGCGGGCGCTCGAGCTTCTCAAGCATGTGCAGATCCCCGAACCGGAAGCGCGGCTCAAGCAGTATCCGCACCAGCTCTCGGGCGGCCAACGGCAGCGCGTGATGATCGCCATGGCTCTGGCCAACGATCCCGACGTGCTGATCGCCGACGAGCCGACCACAGCGCTCGACGTCACGGTGCAAGCGCAGATCCTCAATCTGATCCGCAATCTGCAGAAAGAATTGCGGATGGCGGTGATCCTGATCACCCACGACCTCACGGTGGTGCGCAAGTTCTCCGACTATGTCTATGTGATGCAGCATGGCGAGATGCGCGAGCACAATGTCACCGAGCGGCTCTTCGCCGACCCGCAACATCCCTACACAAAGCGGCTGCTCGCTTCCGAACCGCATGGCCGGCCGAAGCCCCTGCCCGATAAGTCCGGCACGATCCTCGAGGCGAACGGCGTGCGCGTCTGCTTCACGCTGCGCCACGGCACATTCCTGAAACCGGACTGGCGCGAGCTGGTCGCGGTCGACGATCTCGACCTGAAACTTTGCCGCCACGAGACACTTGGGCTGGTCGGCGAATCCGGCTCCGGCAAGACCACCTTCGGCCAGGCGCTGCTCCGGCTGCTGGACGCCAAGCGCGGCGAGATCCGTTTCGACGGCCGGCCGATAGAGGGTCTCACGCGCGCCGAGATGCGGCCGCTGCGCTCGCGCATGCAGATCGTCTTCCAGGACCCGTTCTCCTCGCTCAATCCGCGCATGACGATCGGCCAGATCATCGAAGAAGGACTGGTCGTCAACAAGCTGGGTGCGACGCGGCGCGAGCGCATCGAGCGGGTGCGCGAGGCGCTGGTCAGCGCCGGCATGCCCGGCGATATCCTGTCGCGGTTCCCGCATGAATTCTCAGGTGGCCAGCGTCAGCGCATCGCGATCGCGCGCGCCATCGCGCTGGAGCCGGAATTCATCCTGCTCGACGAGCCGACTTCGGCGCTCGACCTCTCGGTGCAAGCGCAGATCATCGACCTGTTGCGCAAGCTGCAGGACGAGCGAGGGCTGAGCTATCTCTTCATCTCGCACGACCTCAAGGTGGTGCGGGCGCTGTGCCACCGCGTCATCGTCATGCAGCACGGCAAGATCGTCGAACAGGGACCCGTCGACGAGGTCCTCACCAATCCCAAGACCGCCTACACCGAACGGCTCGTCAGGGCCGCATTCGACGTGGCTTAGAGTGCCGGAGGCTTACTGTGGCAAGAAATCCCAAGATCACCTTCATCGGCGCCGGCTCGACTGTGTTCATGAAGAACATCGTCGGCGACGTGCTGCAGCGTCCGGCGCTGTCGGGCGCGACTGTCGCGCTGATGGACATCAATCCGCAGCGGCTGGAAGAAAGCGCCGTCGTCGTCAACAAGCTGATCGCGACGCTCGGCGTCAAGGCGAAGGCCGAAACCTATTCCGACCAGCGCAAGGCGCTCGCCGGCGCCGACTTCGTCGTCGTCGCGTTCCAGATCGGCGGTTACGAGCCGTGCACCGTCACCGACTTCGAGGTGCCGAAGAAATACGGCCTGCGCCAGACGATCGCCGACACGCTCGGTGTCGGCGGCATCATGCGGGGTCTCAGAACCGTGCCGCATCTGTGGAAGATCTGCGAGGACATGCTCGCCGTCTGCCCGGAGGCGATCATGCTGCAATATGTCAACCCGATGGCGGTCAACACTTGGGCGATCGCCGAGAAATACCCCCAAATCAAGCAGGTCGGCCTTTGCCATTCGGTGCAAGGCACGGCGATGGAACTGGCGCACGACCTCGACCTCCCCTATGAGGAGATCCGCTACCGCTCGGCCGGCATCAACCACATGGCCTTCTACCTGAAGTTCGAGCATCGCCAGCCGGACGGCTCCTACCGCGACCTTTATCCCGACCTCGTGCGCGCCTATCGCGAAGGCCGCGCGCCGAAGCCGGGCTGGAACCCGCGCTGCCCGAACAAGGTGCGCTACGAGATGCTGACACGGCTCGGCTATTTCGTCACCGAAAGCTCGGAGCATTTCGCCGAGTACACGCCCTATTTCATCAAGGACGGACGCCCCGACCTGATCGAGAAATACGGCATCCCGCTCGACGAATATCCGAAACGCTGCATCGAACAGATCGAAGGCTGGAAGAAACAGGCCGAGGCCTATCGGTCCGCCGACCGGATCGAAGTGGCGCAGTCGAGGGAATATGCGTCAGAGATCATGAACTCGGTGTGGACCGGGGAGCCGTCGGTGATCTACG from Mesorhizobium sp. M1E.F.Ca.ET.045.02.1.1 includes the following:
- a CDS encoding ABC transporter ATP-binding protein is translated as MTTIALADSFAPAVRLDHNGRHDQPVIDARNIEVAFKVEHGIVEAVKDVSFQLYRGETIAIVGESGSGKSVTARTVMGLLSRRATVSPRSSVDYLGQNILKFPERARRKLRGNRISMIFQEPMSSLNPIYTVGSQIVEAIRVHRKVSRRQAWARALELLKHVQIPEPEARLKQYPHQLSGGQRQRVMIAMALANDPDVLIADEPTTALDVTVQAQILNLIRNLQKELRMAVILITHDLTVVRKFSDYVYVMQHGEMREHNVTERLFADPQHPYTKRLLASEPHGRPKPLPDKSGTILEANGVRVCFTLRHGTFLKPDWRELVAVDDLDLKLCRHETLGLVGESGSGKTTFGQALLRLLDAKRGEIRFDGRPIEGLTRAEMRPLRSRMQIVFQDPFSSLNPRMTIGQIIEEGLVVNKLGATRRERIERVREALVSAGMPGDILSRFPHEFSGGQRQRIAIARAIALEPEFILLDEPTSALDLSVQAQIIDLLRKLQDERGLSYLFISHDLKVVRALCHRVIVMQHGKIVEQGPVDEVLTNPKTAYTERLVRAAFDVA
- a CDS encoding alpha-glucosidase/alpha-galactosidase, whose protein sequence is MARNPKITFIGAGSTVFMKNIVGDVLQRPALSGATVALMDINPQRLEESAVVVNKLIATLGVKAKAETYSDQRKALAGADFVVVAFQIGGYEPCTVTDFEVPKKYGLRQTIADTLGVGGIMRGLRTVPHLWKICEDMLAVCPEAIMLQYVNPMAVNTWAIAEKYPQIKQVGLCHSVQGTAMELAHDLDLPYEEIRYRSAGINHMAFYLKFEHRQPDGSYRDLYPDLVRAYREGRAPKPGWNPRCPNKVRYEMLTRLGYFVTESSEHFAEYTPYFIKDGRPDLIEKYGIPLDEYPKRCIEQIEGWKKQAEAYRSADRIEVAQSREYASEIMNSVWTGEPSVIYGNVRNNGCITSLPFDCAAEVPCLVDASGIQPTYIGDLPPQLTALIRTNINVQELTVRALMSEDREHIYHAAMMDPHTAAELDLDQIWSLVDDLIAAHGDWLPAWARTRRKTQAA